In Phaseolus vulgaris cultivar G19833 chromosome 10, P. vulgaris v2.0, whole genome shotgun sequence, a single genomic region encodes these proteins:
- the LOC137819035 gene encoding uncharacterized protein, with product MGFAGVLRNIVRPLSLASSRTLTSRISTNASLASFCPVFPSPCKPPQWTLPLWNHFHSLTDTRFPKRRPSDKSRRKRASLRPSGPYAWVQYTPGQPILPNNPNEGSVKRRNEKKRMRQRRAFILAERKKRKAQLQEANRKKSIQRVERKMAAVAREREWAERLVELQRLEAEKTT from the exons ATGGGATTTGCAGGAGTTCTAAGGAACATTGTTCGCCCTCTATCACTTGCATCATCGAGAACCTTGACTTCACGAATCTCCACCAATGCTTCGTTGGCATCATTTTGTCCTGTTTTTCCATCTCCCTGCAAACCTCCCCAGTGGACTCTTCCCCTCTGGAATCACTTCCACAGCTTGACAGACACTCGCTTCCCAAAGAGACGACCCTCTGATAAATCTCGTCGAAAGAGGGCCAGCTTGAGACCCTCTG GGCCTTATGCTTGGGTTCAATATACACCTGGCCAACCCATACTTCCAAATAATCCCAATGAGGGGAGTGTCAAAAGGAGAAATGAGAAGAAACGCATGAGGCAACGCCGTGCCTTTATATTG GCGgaaaggaagaaaaggaaagcTCAGCTGCAAGAGGCTAATCGCAAGAAAAGTATTCAGAGGGTAGAACGTAAAATGGCTGCAGTTGCAAGGGAAAGGGAGTGGGCAGAAAGACTGGTTGAGTTGCAGCGACTTGAGGCAGAGAAGACAACCTAA
- the LOC137818352 gene encoding acid phosphatase 1-like → MMWKIRILQAVVAGLTYLLALLTKVVESQKGGPPQQKSAEKSEREANERFGLSWRVAVEANNVRRWRTVPPQCYHHLQNYMCAGQYERDLSLAVEHILLYASQIPLSPDGMDAWILDVDDTCISNVSYYKTKRFGCDPFESSTFKAWIMKEMCPANPAVRLLFNALKERGFKLFLLTGRDQATLSAITTHNLHNQGFVGYQRLILRSGEYKGQSAVKYKSAIRKEIEAEGYRIWGNVGDQWSDLEGECLGKRTFKLPNPMYFIS, encoded by the exons ATGATGTGGAAGATAAGAATTCTGCAAGCAGTAGTTGCAGGACTAACGTACTTGCTGGCCTTGTTAACCAAAGTGGTGGAGAGCCAAAAGGGTGGTCCTCCTCAGCAGAAGAGTGCGGAGAAGTCAGAGAGGGAGGCGAATGAGAGGTTTGGTCTGAGTTGGAGGGTGGCGGTGGAAGCAAACAATGTGCGTCGATGGCGAACGGTGCCACCTCAGTGCTACCACCACCTTCAGAACTACATGTGTGCAGGACAGTACGAGCGTGACCTAAGCCTCGCCGTGGAACACATCCTCCTCTATGCCTCTCAGATTCCTCTTTCCCCTGACGGCATGGACGCTTGGATTCTTGATGTTGATGACACTTGCATCTCCAATGTTTCTTACTACAAAACCAAGCGATTTGG CTGCGACCCTTTTGAGTCTTCCACATTCAAGGCATGGATTATGAAGGAAATGTGCCCTGCAAATCCTGCTGTCAGATTATTGTTTAACGCCTTGAAAGAGAGAGGCTTCAAACTCTTCTTGCTAACCGGAAGAGACCAAGCAACTCTCTCTGCAATCACCACTCACAACTTGCACAATCAAGGCTTTGTTGGCTATCAGCGTCTCATTCTGAG GAGTGGTGAATACAAAGGGCAAAGTGCAGTGAAATACAAGTCAGCAATTCGTAAGGAGATAGAAGCAGAAGGGTACAGAATATGGGGAAATGTTGGAGACCAGTGGAGTGATCTTGAAGGAGAATGTTTGGGCAAACGCACTTTCAAACTCCCCAATCCCATGTATTTCATATCTTGA